A stretch of DNA from Planococcus antarcticus DSM 14505:
AGCAGCAAGGCCTGATGTATTTTTTACCGAATTTACGAACACCGAAAGTTATTGTCACCCGGAAGCGGTTTTTAGTGTGCGGGGAAGACTGACGTTTACAGAAGATGAGCAGCCGATGGTGGCACACATATGGGGCAATAAACCCGAGCATTTCCGGGAAATGAGTATCGGGATGGCGAAACAAGGCTTTAAAGGGATTGACATCAACATGGGCTGCCCGGTGCCAAATGTTGCTGCAAAAGGAAAAGGCAGCGGATTGATCCGGTACCCTGACAACGCAGCTGATATTATACAAGCAGCAAAAGCGGGCGGTTTGCCGGTCAGTGTCAAAACAAGAATTGGCTATACCGATGTGGACGAGTGGAAAGGTTGGTTGACCCATCTATTCGAGCAGGAGATTGCCAACCTGTCGATTCATCTGCGTACTAAAAAAGAAATGAGCGCTGTTCCTGCACACTGGGAGCTAATTCCGGAGATTAAGAAGCTCCGAGATGAAGTGGCGCCTCATACACTTCTGACCATCAATGGAGATATTCCTGATCGCCAAGTAGGCCAGGAGCTTGCTGATAAGTACGGAATCGACGGAGTCATGATCGGGCGGGGGATTTTTCATAATCCGTTTGCCTTTGAAACAGAACCGACAGAACATAGCCCGAAGGAATTGTTTGATCTTCTGCGGTTGCACTTGGATCTTCACGACAAATACTCTACAGACATCGAGCCGATTTCATTCAAACCGCTTCGTCGTTTCTTTAAGATTTATGTCCGCGGAGTCCGTGGGGTTGGGGAATTGAGAAACCAATTGATGTATACAGAAACGACGGATGAAGTGCGTGCATTGCTTACCGATTTTGAGGCTTCGATAGAGGCAGAGAAGTTAGTGGAAACTCTAGAGAGCAGCTAAACTTCGAATAATCCTGCAAAAAAATAGTTTTCGCAAAAGGCTTCCCGCCAATTCAGTGAATTGGTGGGAAGCCTTTTTTACAGCTAAAGGAATATCTTGCGTTTTTTAGGTATAAAACTACAATGAAAGCAAAAATATATTACCAACAGAATTCGGAAAATAAAAAAAGCTGAAGATAGGAGATGGGCAAGAATCCATAGATAACAAATGGAAAGGAGCGTAGCTTGCCAAAAAGAGTTGATAATGTTGGATTCCAGTTACACTTTCAAAAACGTATATTGCATAAAATGATGCAGCAGTCCGGATGAAAAGGATCAGGTCACTTTCTGAATGCCAGGCACTTCAGCTTTAACGTAACAAGAAGAAGCGAGTCTTTTGGAAATTCATTCGGGTTAGAGGAGTGGTTTATGATGAGAAAATATTTGGCAGAA
This window harbors:
- a CDS encoding tRNA dihydrouridine synthase, which produces MKENFWRDLPKPFFVLAPMEDVTNVVFRHVVAQAARPDVFFTEFTNTESYCHPEAVFSVRGRLTFTEDEQPMVAHIWGNKPEHFREMSIGMAKQGFKGIDINMGCPVPNVAAKGKGSGLIRYPDNAADIIQAAKAGGLPVSVKTRIGYTDVDEWKGWLTHLFEQEIANLSIHLRTKKEMSAVPAHWELIPEIKKLRDEVAPHTLLTINGDIPDRQVGQELADKYGIDGVMIGRGIFHNPFAFETEPTEHSPKELFDLLRLHLDLHDKYSTDIEPISFKPLRRFFKIYVRGVRGVGELRNQLMYTETTDEVRALLTDFEASIEAEKLVETLESS